In one window of Apis mellifera strain DH4 linkage group LG12, Amel_HAv3.1, whole genome shotgun sequence DNA:
- the LOC409881 gene encoding myosin regulatory light chain 2: MADKEKKKKTKKKEEAAPAPPPPEPEPEPEKPPTPAPSTPKESGSTRASSRGSRKAKRAGSSVFSMFTQKQVAEFKEAFQLMDQDKDGIIGKNDLRATFDNVGRLVTDKELDDMLNEAPAPINFTQLLNLFASRMSGSGQDDDETVIAAFSTFDVNGKIDGERLRHALMTYGDKFTAKEVNDAYDNMYIDDKGFIDTQSLIAMLTGQEDEDEE; this comes from the exons ATG GCggataaagagaagaagaagaagactaaaaagaaggaggaggcaGCGCCAGCACCTCCTCCACCAGAACCGGAACCGGAACCGGAAAAGCCACCAACCCCAGCACCAAGTACACCCAAAGAATCTGGCTCAACTCGAGCAAGTAGTCGGGGTAGCCGCAAAGCTAAACGTGCTGGATCCAGCGTGTTTTCTATGTTTACTCAGAAACAAGTTGCCGAATTTAAAGAG GCATTCCAGCTGATGGATCAAGATAAGGATGGTATAATTGGAAAGAACGATCTTCGTGCCACTTTTGACAATGTTGGCCGTCTGGTCACTGATAAAGAGCTTGATGATATGCTAAACGAAGCTCCCGCTCCTATCAACTTTACTCAATTATTGAATCTCTTCGCATCTCGCATGTCGGGATCAG GTCAGGATGACGATGAAACCGTAATCGCTGCCTTCAGTACCTTTGATGTCAATGGTAAAATTGATGGTGAAAG GTTGAGGCACGCCTTGATGACGTATGGTGACAAATTTACCGCGAAGGAAGTCAACGATGCGTATGATAATATGTACATTGATGATAAGGGATTTATCGACACGCAAAGTCTTATTGCAATGTTGACTGGACAGGAGGATGAGGATgaggaataa
- the LOC413369 gene encoding uncharacterized protein LOC413369 → MWWFFLLNYVNIAYSLHLVSYISSGGLHGEIQFEKATETSVKIRFSLETTLQYPEQQWFWSITEFPVDYTLINDRCNRQYIGKSIINLTELIGPLVIPGNETGSTEISGISLTGEMGLWGKGLIFEDAYSDRTICASITVLENNVEKFAEVRFYDTIAGSIWFRWLGDNDISDTIIYIDLYHVNNKKLRGTNYTEHYWKIYVTDILDISKDKSSCNILQTIFDPDNAGNGQAIGDIDIRLGKIKVAVDHHNRYKSLEKDSKLSLLPIDLLEPYRQLYLVIFHPKHKNSFLTCSKINYRKPIFAKTLINSHGIKGEISLTQITPFYPTWINVSLTPINDLKTRLRYATKIKSYSIHELPPDPIKISSTTAELCNTTKQIYNPNNIDMMTIPPAGFGTQDQYAIGDLSGKLQGRKEGFYHYDILPGSAKLNGIYWDTYLPLSGMYSVIHRGLVLHKYNETDNQSIMPWICGTINLYLPDNTGEMPIVTAQVIYRYPIVGKIIFRQPKNEPQMDTTIIIENLIHADGNTLNNSRHHRWMIHDNPPGKDYYSWMDRCLSTGEPYNPYKVEWNSDHTEYCSMLETSLCRVGNLIRHNTIDIAGKKLYGTLISRKLFTDTMLALSGPNNILGKSLVIYDDNGPRARGERLACSIISETYRRKAVVKDWFGNGEIILLKGKLQFIQQNEYDVTNLEVNLDGLDEKMNGYHVHMTPIEQDLEFPCESTSLYGHWNPLNVNVSNIPFPEEGTSDQYEMGDLSGKFGTLENKKRYMKTFNDTMLSLFGPTSILGRSIVIHKKEKNLRWACSTIERGYSPSEAIELRAIASFHHPQGFAYGYIRMTQLIHQDGSQSETIIEVNLRHPGKYDRNITKDHNWAIYVNPVGVDAAVKIKDTRCVAGGYVWNPYFTQLADPLNDDLYKQECGPDLPLRCYVGDISGRLGPINIGLKRQVFTDSNFPLAGAVSAMGRSIVVFDENFGSNKFACANIEPDNDIVKYVNIRKPPRFVAAQFLEDVRKIMGIPHWMLSIDNRKTKVLYNGACIQFLLHFKGPIAYNLEQDFNKLISIGRLDVPSLYIPGYVPKKRNGTLNYRQCGNRDPSDKNFNILLQNISSLLYPKLT, encoded by the exons ATGTGgtggttttttttattaaattatg TTAATATTGCATATTCGTTACATCTTGTCTCATATATTTCTTCTGGCGGGCTTCATGgagaaattcaatttgaaaaagcCACAGAGACATCcgtgaaaattcgattttcactCGAAACAACTTTACAATATCCGGAACAACAATGGTTTTGGTCAATTACTGAATTTCCTGTCGATTATACACTTATAAACGATAGATGTAATAGGcaatatattggaaaaag TATCATCAACTTAACAGAACTTATTGGACCACTTGTTATACCTGGAAATGAAACAGGATCTACAGAAATTTCAGGGATTAGTTTAACTGGAGAAATGGGTTTATGGGGCAAAGgtttaatatttgaagatgCATATTCAGATAGAACCATTTGTGCTTCAATAACG gtACTAGAAAATAACGTAGAAAAATTCGCTGAAGTACGCTTTTACGATACTATAGCAGGAAGTATTTGGTTTCGATGGTTAGGTGATAATGATATTAGTGatacgataatttatatagatttatatcacgttaataataaaaaattacgagGTACAAACTATACAGAacattattggaaaatttatgtaaCTGACATTCTTGACATCAGTAAAG ataAATCAAGTTGTAACATTTTACAAACTATCTTTGATCCTGATAATGCGGGTAATGGTCAAGCAATTGGTGATATAGATATACGTTTAGGCAAAATAAAAGTAGCTGTAGATCatcataatagatataaaagttTAGAAAAGGATTCAAAATTATCTCTATTACCTATTGATTTACTTGAACCTTATCGTCAATTATATTTAGTCATATTTCAtccaaaacataaaaattcctttttaacGTGTAGtaagattaattatagaaaaccTATCTTTGCTAA aactttaattaattctcatgGTATCAAAGGAGAAATATCACTAACTCAAATAACTCCATTTTATCCAACATGGATTAATGTATCATTAACACCAATCAATGACTTAAAAACAAGATTACGCTATgctactaaaataaaatcatatagtATTCATGAACTACCTCCAgatccaataaaaatttcaagtacTACTGCTGAATTATGCAATACaactaaacaaatatataatccaaataatattgatatgatGACAATACCACCTGCAG gaTTTGGAACTCAAGATCAATATGCTATTGGTGATCTTTCTGGGAAACTTCAAGGACGTAAAGAAGGATTCTATCATTATGATATCTTACCAGGAAGTGCTAAACTTAATGGAATTTATTGGGATACATATCTTCCACTTTCAGGAATGTATAGTGTAATCCATCGAGGCCTTGTTCTTCATAA gTATAATGAAACTGATAATCAAAGTATCATGCCATGGATTTGTGGCactataaatctttatttaccaGATAATACTGGAGAAATGCCAATAGTAACTGCACaagtaatatatagatatccaattgttggaaaaataatttttcgccaACCAAAAAATGAACCTCAAATGGATACtactattataattgaaaatttaattcatgcaGATGgtaatactttaaataattcaagacATCATag ATGGATGATTCATGATAATCCACCAGGCAAAGATTATTATAGTTGGATGGATAGATGTTTAAGTACTGGTGAACCTTATAATccttataaa GTAGAATGGAATTCAGATCATACTGAGTATTGTTCAATGTTAGAAACATCATTATGTCGTGTAGGAAATCTTATAAGACATAATACAATTGATATTGctggtaaaaaattatatgggaCTCTAATAAGTCGAAAACTTTTCACAGATACAATGCTAGCTTTATCAGGtcctaataatatattgggTAAAAGTTTAGTGATTTATGATGACAATGGACCTCGTGCAAGAGGAGAAAGATTAGCATGTTCAAT aattagtGAAACATATCGTCGCAAAGCTGTAGTAAAAGATTGGTTTGGAAatggagaaattattttgttgaaaggaaaattacaatttatacagCAAAATGAATATGATGTTACAAATCTAGAAGTAAATCTTGATGGAttagatgaaaaaatgaatggaTATCATGTACATATG ACTCCAATTGAACAAGATTTAGAATTTCCATGTGAAAGTACATCCTTGTATGGACATTGGAATCCattaaatgttaatgttaGTAACATACCATTTCCAGAAGAAGGAACAAGTGATCAATATGAAATGGGTGATCTTAGTGGAAAATTTGGGActttagagaataaaaaaagatatatgaaaACATTTAATGATACAATGCTTTCTTTATTTGGACCAACAAGTATACTAGGTCGAAGCAttgtaattcataaaaaagaaaaaaatttacg atggGCTTGTTCAACTATAGAAAGAGGATATTCACCATCTGAAGCTATAGAATTAAGAGCAATTGCTTCTTTTCATCATCCACAAGGTTTTGCATATGGCTATATAAGAATG aCACAACTTATTCATCAAGATGGAAGTCAAAGCGAAACAATAATTGAAGTAAATTTACGACATCCTGGAAAATATGATCGTAATAtc acaAAAGATCACAATTGGGCAATATATGTAAATCCTGTTGGAGTAGATGCAGCTGTTAAAATAAAGGATACTAGATGTGTAGCTGGTGGATATGTGTGGAATCCTTATTTTACACAATTAGCTGATcctttaaat gatGATCTATATAAACAAGAATGCGGTCCTGATTTACCGCTTAGATGTTATGTAGGAGATATATCAGGTCGATTAGGTCCCATTAATATAGGATTGAAAAGACAAGTTTTTACagattcaaattttccattagCAGGAGCAGTATCTGCAATGGGAAGATCTATTGTtgtttttgatgaaaattttggaaGTAATAAATTTGCGTGTGCTAATATTGAACCTGATAacgatattgtaaaatatgtaaatataagaaaaccaCCACGTTTTGTAGC ggcacaatttttagaagatgtaagaaaaattatgggAATTCCTCATTGGATGTTATCtatagataatagaaaaactaaagttttatataatggagcatgtattcaatttttattgcattttaaag gTCCAATTGCTTACAACTTAGAACAAGATTTTAACAAACTTATATCAATTGGACGCTTAGATGTACCCAGTTTATACATACCAGGATATGttcctaaaaaaagaaatggaacttTAAATTATCGTCAATGTGGAAATCGGGATCCGAGTGATAAaa atttcaatattttacttcaaaatatatcttcaCTACTTTATCCAAAacttact